From a region of the Alnus glutinosa chromosome 1, dhAlnGlut1.1, whole genome shotgun sequence genome:
- the LOC133871505 gene encoding uncharacterized protein LOC133871505 has translation MDHQDQSNLHTPGNEGHGVYVCRKCGWPFPNPHPSARHRRAHKRICGTVEGYTLVDSEETVSDDERLSDEDHKLPSPKVLETSNSGKGSGGIGERSNRSEDELYSDAATEFLDSSGSGIEERFEDVRESATNVDKGANDDPNVSQSFEDGGIADIIQPPNISMDSSQMGNPEVPESTTNQLGSTPQSSSTISSMTSSISDCITEESVVCSHDRKGPPSDSNAIKPESPTDALQENEKTNASEDVTKWSLAYVAQETDTKGTGETNLDRNVTDSMVSPSRFAGESFETVSKLEETVGKAPDPVPADIAVESEEEHDDGSSSKMSQNDLAPEVDSSDHVSASIGNSQVKVDAPQEVNHASSGFLIDGGNIKEEGNDNIDVLSVPGDSANQVNAAIDASQVMGGAAEGIPYANSGNIIEGCNRKEEGNENVNILSVLDDTSIIDPPENIVEDLKENKGVRLQEYAILDSCAKIADKEDGAEDSASEENSSTFQSRQLSEGTERPSSDILDDSGEREGGRSKTVVNEVLVEEEADVSPIKVTIDEIGASVNSSTFQSRQLSEGTERPSSDILEDSGEREGGRSKTVVNEVLVEEEADVSPIKVTIDEIGASVNSSTFQSRQLSEGTERPSSDILEDSGEREGGRSKDVVNEVLVEEETDSSPIKVTTDEIGASVEVVAQDIDENHMVRTHEEQEINNIRNNEIQVNFPENTTKFSSDAGINQATNLLGVDDAGNREEAWTEGFDAIGDNNGIGATEKDYTKISTSNSKSAGILSESLVDPTLDLPQGDEAGVHEKGKIEKCDIGGIETREGPKEDELSMKSKLTFESTSNFHESQTVADDIVDGSVKKLPEHECLHLDEVSYSSIVGNNSFSDAGIKEDEFSGNDKVEVESLGVSAANESYHGGEVNSLQKTLEDQMIKESHISPLETEPSVQSSDAVEDNHAREFGGGASVITSESLEGDSNFVKQQSAASAVDVAVDSFSQTDSLEGNWGSVSVLSIQSDAPGVSEAEAFPSSDSLALTEAEKSHLQKPKAAPGGQHSDNMFEAPSFMTLVESKDGSDQKTGASEIQTGQNPQQQSSSLQAGWFPSLTNVVNESQGRKKNEEIIAKVTNWSTGKQHTPLKSLLGEASLESKAKSKKPKETPAPAIQKDETVAKDNGAIATTVNSILDTKSPTSQAAKTETKREWNSPARYPSEIKREKRKVKGRPYWVQFVCCTSIN, from the exons ATGGATCACCAAGATCAGAGCAATCTTCACACACCAG GGAATGAGGGCCATGGAGTCTATGTCTGTCGCAAATGTGGTTGGCCCTTCCCAAACCCGCACCCCAGCGCCAGACACAGACGAGCGCACAAGAGGATTTGCGGAACTGTTGAAGGCTACACTCTGGTTGACTCAGAGGAGACTGTTTCTGATGATGAGCGCCTCTCTGATGAAGATCACAAACTCCCTA GTCCTAAAGTATTGGAGACAAGTAACAGTGGGAAGGGTAGTGGTGGAATTGGGGAAAGATCAAATAGATCAGAAGATGAACTATATTCGGATGCTGCTACAGAATTTTTAGATAGTAGTGGTTCAGGAATTGAAGAACGATTTGAGGATGTTCGAGAATCAGCAACTAATGTGGACAAGGGTGCCAACGACGATCCGAACGTCAGCCAATCATTTGAGGATGGTGGCATAGCTG ATATTATTCAACCACCAAATATTTCAATGGATAGCAGCCAAATGGGAAATCCTGAAGTTCCTGAAAGTACAACAAATCAGTTGGGGAGTACACCACAGTCAAGCTCTACTATCAGTTCAATGACAAGTTCTATTTCAGACTGTATAACTGAAGAATCAGTTGTATGCAGTCATGATAGGAAAGGTCCACCCAGTGACTCAAATGCTATAAAGCCTGAAAGTCCGACAGATGCGTTACAAGAAAATGAGAAGACCAATGCTAGTGAGGATGTTACCAAATGGTCTTTGGCATATGTTGCACAGGAGACTGATACGAAGGGAACTGGAGAAACTAATTTAGATAGAAATGTAACAGACTCTATGGTCTCACCCAGTAGATTTGCTGGCGAATCATTTGAGACAGTGTCAAAGTTGGAAGAAACAGTTGGAAAAGCTCCAGATCCTGTGCCAGCTGATATAGCTGTTGAGTCAGAGGAAGAGCATGATGACGGTTCCAGTTCTAAGATGAGCCAAAATGATCTTGCCCCTGAAGTTGATTCTTCTGATCATGTGAGTGCTTCTATTGGTAATTCTCAAGTCAAGGTGGATGCTCCACAAGAAGTAAACCATGCCAGTTCTGGATTTTTAATTGATGGTGGCAACATCAAGGAGGAAGGGAATGACAATATAGATGTCCTCTCTGTGCCTGGTGATTCTGCTAATCAAGTGAATGCTGCTATTGATGCTTCTCAAGTTATGGGGGGTGCTGCAGAAGGAATTCCCTATGCCAATTCTGGTAATATAATTGAGGGTTGCAACAGAAAGGAAGAAGGAAATGAAAATGTAAATATTCTCTCTGTGCTTGATGATACATCAATAATAGACCCTCCTGAGAACATCGTTgaagatttaaaagaaaataaaggtgTTAGGCTGCAGGAATATGCAATCCTAGATTCATGTGCAAAAATTGCAGATAAAGAAGATGGTGCTGAAGATTCTGCTTCTGAGGAGAATTCTTCCACTTTCCAGTCAAGACAATTGAGTGAAGGAACTGAGAGGCCTTCTTCAGATATTCTGGACGACAGTGGTGAACGAGAAGGTGGGAGAAGCAAGACTGTAGTTAATGAAGTGCTTGTTGAGGAGGAAGCTGATGTGTCTCCGATCAAGGTCACAATTGATGAAATAGGAGCCTCTGTGAATTCTTCCACTTTCCAGTCAAGGCAATTGAGTGAAGGAACTGAGAGGCCTTCTTCAGATATTCTGGAGGACAGTGGTGAACGAGAAGGTGGGAGAAGCAAGACTGTAGTTAATGAAGTGCTTGTTGAGGAGGAAGCTGATGTGTCTCCGATCAAGGTCACAATTGATGAAATAGGAGCCTCTGTGAATTCTTCCACTTTCCAGTCAAGGCAATTGAGTGAAGGAACTGAGAGGCCTTCTTCAGATATTCTGGAGGACAGTGGTGAACGAGAAGGTGGGAGAAGCAAGGATGTGGTTAATGAAGTGCTTGTTGAGGAGGAAACTGATTCGTCTCCGATCAAGGTCACAACTGATGAAATAGGAGCCTCTGTGGAAGTTGTGGCCCAAGACATTGATGAAAATCACATGGTCCGGACTCATGAAGAGCAAGAGATCAATAATATTCGCAATAATGAAATACAGGTGAATTTTCCAGAAAATACTACAAAGTTCTCATCTGATGCTGGAATCAACCAAGCAACAAACCTACTTGGCGTGGATGATGCTGGTAACCGTGAGGAAGCTTGGACTGAAGGATTTGATGCTATTGGAGATAACAATGGAATAGGTGCTACAGAGAAAGATTATACCAAGATCTCAACATCAAATTCTAAATCGGCTGGTATTCTCTCTGAATCCTTAGTTGATCCAACATTGGACTTACCTCAAGGTGATGAAGCTGGTGTTCATGAAAagggaaaaattgaaaagtgtGATATAGGCGGAATTGAAACCCGGGAAGGACCTAAAGAGGATGAACTTTCAATGAAGTCAAAACTGACTTTTGAATCCACTAGCAATTTTCATGAATCGCAAACTGTTGCAGATGACATAGTTGATGGGTCTGTGAAGAAGTTACCAGAACATGAATGCTTGCATTTGGATGAGGTTTCATATTCAAGCATAGTTGGCAACAATAGTTTTTCAGATGCTGGCATAAAAGAAGATGAATTCAGTGGCAATGATAAAGTGGAAGTAGAATCTCTTGGAGTCAGTGCTGCTAATGAGTCATATCATGGTGGAGAGGTCAATTCATTGCAGAAGACTTTGGAAGACCAAATGATAAAAGAATCACATATCTCTCCTTTAGAGACCGAACCTTCTGTTCAAAGTTCTGATGCTGTTGAAGATAACCATGCTAGAGAGTTTGGTGGGGGTGCTTCTGTAATCACTTCGGAGTCTTTGGAAGGTGATAGTAACTTTGTTAAGCAACAGAGTGCTGCATCTGCAGTTGATGTTGCAGTTGACTCGTTTAGCCAAACTGATAGTTTGGAAGGCAACTGGGGGTCTGTTTCAG TGCTTTCTATCCAATCAGATGCACCAGGAGTTAGTGAAGCTGAAGCTTTTCCATCATCTGATTCCCTAGCATTGACAGAAGCAGAAAAATCCCACTTGCAGAAGCCCAAAGCAGCACCTGGGGGACAGCATTCTGACAATATGTTTGAGGCACCATCTTTCATGACATTAGTTGAATCAAAAGATGGGAGTGACCAAAAGACGGGTGCTTCCGAAATTCAAACAGGACAGAATCCGCAACAGCAGTCCTCATCTTTGCAGGCGGGGTGGTTTCCTTCTCTTACTAATGTTGTGAATGAATCACAGGGGAGAAAGAAGAACGAAGAGATTATTGCCAAGGTAACAAACTGGAGTACCGGAAAGCAACACACTCCTTTAAAAAGCCTTTTGGGTGAGGCTTCCCTTGAAAGCAAAGCAAAGTCAAAGAAACCAAAAGAAACTCCAGCTCCTGCAATTCAGAAAGATGAAACAGTGGCAAAAGATAATGGTGCCATTGCCACAACAGTAAACTCCATTTTAGATACCAAATCGCCTACATCTCAGGCTGCTAAGACAGAGACAAAAAGAGAATGGAACTCCCCAGCTAGATACCCTTCAGAAAttaagagagaaaagaggaaagtCAAGGGGAGACCATATTGGGTACAATTTGTCTGCTGCACATCTATAAATTAG
- the LOC133871518 gene encoding protein TIC 22-like, chloroplastic, protein MNSENSKLFPPSKQPPQGPQLNLQRAFSDLQNHCSNLLQHLPNPSSLKTQFQSAVSNFQNHAKHALDPKILGSSYGKNPVWARIAEPNKTQLTTVRQSGAGGALSAEAIEERLAGVPVYALSNAVDEFVLVSGVSTRKSLGLFCFKKEDAEALLEQIRSMDPSMQSGSKVVAVALNKVFQLKLNGVAFRLIPESSQVQNALMEMEKAGISGDGFTGVPVFQSRSLILKSENKRYRPAFFRKVS, encoded by the exons ATGAACTCCGAAAACTCCAAACTTTTCCCACCATCCAAACAACCCCCACAAGGGCCACAACTCAATCTCCAACGAGCGTTCTCCGACCTCCAAAATCATTGCTCTAACCTCCTCCAACACCTTCCCAACCCCTCTTCCCTCAAAACCCAATTTCAATCTGCCGTCTCCAACTTCCAGAACCATGCAAAACACGCCCTGGACCCCAAAATTTTGGGCTCTTCTTATGGGAAGAACCCGGTCTGGGCTCGGATTGCCGAACCCAATAAGACCCAGCTCACGACGGTTCGCCAATCTGGTGCTGGTGGCGCCCTGTCGGCCGAGGCAATTGAAGAGCGGCTGGCGGGCGTGCCCGTCTACGCGCTAAGCAACGCGGTCGATGAGTTCGTGCTGGTTTCGGGCGTCTCGACCAGGAAATCTCTCGGGTTGTTCTGTTTCAAGAAAGAGGACGCGGAGgcgcttcttgagcagattagGAGCATGGACCCCTCAATGCAAAGTGGGTCCAAGGTGGTGGCTGTTGCTCTGAATAAG GTCTTTCAGTTGAAGCTTAATGGGGTGGCCTTCAGGTTGATTCCGGAGTCTTCGCAAGTCCAAAACGCACTTATG GAGATGGAAAAGGCTGGTATTTCTGGCGATGGCTTCACTGGGGTTCCAGTTTTCCAG TCACGGAGCTTGATACTAAAGAGCGAAAACAAGAGATATCGCCCGGCTTTTTTCAGAAAGGTTAGTTAG